Proteins from a single region of Fusobacterium gonidiaformans ATCC 25563:
- a CDS encoding biotin/lipoyl-containing protein, with translation MLYLEELIRGPLREKERPKPKIHQKKQEIDPILLDAILTILLGGNEMIRKFKVSIDGKVHHIEIEETTQGVSSMDFSSPTIAREEIKVEVTPKVEVETSSVKDKVTVPIAGTISNIAVHVGQTVKEGDLLFVFEAMKMENEAISSCDGVIGNIYKKEKDMVNPNEIVMEII, from the coding sequence GTGCTATATCTTGAAGAATTGATTAGAGGTCCCCTTCGAGAAAAAGAAAGACCAAAGCCAAAAATTCATCAAAAAAAACAAGAGATAGATCCAATTCTTTTAGATGCTATCTTAACTATATTATTGGGAGGAAATGAAATGATTAGAAAATTTAAAGTAAGCATTGATGGAAAAGTCCATCACATAGAAATTGAAGAAACAACACAGGGTGTATCTTCTATGGATTTTTCTTCTCCAACAATAGCAAGGGAAGAAATAAAAGTTGAAGTTACTCCGAAAGTTGAAGTAGAAACTTCTTCTGTGAAAGATAAAGTTACCGTTCCTATTGCTGGAACGATTTCTAATATTGCAGTTCATGTAGGGCAAACAGTAAAAGAGGGCGATTTGTTATTTGTCTTTGAAGCGATGAAAATGGAGAATGAAGCAATTTCCTCTTGTGATGGAGTAATCGGAAATATTTATAAAAAAGAAAAAGATATGGTAAATCCAAACGAAATTGTTATGGAAATTATTTAA
- a CDS encoding radical SAM protein: MLYDSYDYPLYRPPSEAYSLILQITLGCSHNGCVFCGMYQSKHFHIKSIEEIKMEMDMFATRYSHIDKIFLADGNALTAPTEFLVEILEYIKIKFPKCERVSCYATHIDIRKKSLEELQLLSSKGLKLLYLGVESGDDETLRFIRKGATAQNMIDLSKKVKDANMKLSATFILGINGQEKDNTEHAIKTGELISKMYLDYVGLLTLRLEEGSYLTKLAAEGKYTLVELEEVVRELKLILENIKTEEIPQEIIFRSNHASNFLTLKGTLPQDRDKMLEKVKQVIQQGEYPKQRKYYL, encoded by the coding sequence ATGTTATATGATAGCTACGACTACCCTTTATATCGTCCTCCAAGTGAGGCGTATTCTCTTATCTTACAAATTACCTTAGGATGTTCCCATAATGGCTGTGTTTTCTGTGGAATGTATCAAAGTAAACATTTTCACATTAAATCTATCGAAGAAATCAAAATGGAAATGGATATGTTTGCTACCAGATATTCTCACATTGATAAAATCTTTCTGGCAGATGGGAATGCTTTAACTGCTCCCACTGAATTTTTAGTAGAAATTTTAGAGTATATTAAAATCAAATTTCCAAAATGTGAAAGAGTTTCTTGCTATGCTACCCATATTGATATTCGAAAAAAATCTTTAGAAGAATTACAACTACTTTCTTCGAAAGGATTAAAACTTTTATATCTTGGAGTTGAAAGTGGAGATGATGAAACACTTCGATTTATCAGAAAAGGAGCTACTGCACAAAATATGATTGACTTATCTAAAAAAGTAAAAGATGCTAATATGAAACTATCTGCTACTTTTATTTTAGGAATTAATGGTCAGGAGAAAGATAATACAGAACATGCTATTAAAACCGGAGAACTTATTTCTAAAATGTATTTAGACTATGTGGGCTTGTTAACTCTTCGCTTAGAAGAAGGGAGTTATTTGACAAAATTGGCAGCAGAAGGGAAATATACACTTGTAGAACTAGAAGAAGTTGTACGAGAATTAAAACTAATCCTGGAAAATATTAAAACAGAAGAGATTCCTCAAGAGATTATTTTCCGTTCTAACCACGCATCTAATTTCTTAACACTAAAAGGAACTCTCCCACAAGATCGTGATAAAATGCTTGAAAAAGTCAAACAAGTAATCCAGCAAGGGGAATATCCAAAACAAAGAAAATACTATCTATAA
- a CDS encoding epoxyqueuosine reductase QueH, translating to MKENYDKKMEEQLKALQGERKKLLIHSCCGPCSSSVLEYLKDYLDIDVYFYNPNITEKEEYETRLEELKIFLDKIQFPMKVVEGEYEVRRDFFEKIKGLEKEPETGARCKVCYELRMEEAARKAKEEGYDYFTTVLSISPMKNATWINEIGEKLEEKYKIPFLHGDFKKKNRYLRSIQLSKEYGMYRQEYCGCIFSKLEREEKLKEREKNG from the coding sequence TTGAAAGAGAATTATGATAAAAAAATGGAAGAACAACTGAAAGCTTTGCAGGGAGAAAGAAAAAAACTATTGATACATTCCTGTTGTGGTCCTTGTAGTTCTTCTGTATTGGAATACTTAAAGGACTACTTGGATATTGATGTCTATTTTTACAATCCCAATATTACAGAGAAAGAGGAATATGAAACGAGATTGGAAGAATTAAAGATATTTTTAGATAAGATACAATTTCCAATGAAGGTAGTAGAAGGAGAGTACGAAGTTCGAAGAGATTTTTTTGAAAAAATCAAGGGATTGGAAAAGGAGCCGGAAACAGGTGCGAGATGTAAAGTTTGTTATGAATTACGAATGGAGGAAGCTGCAAGAAAAGCGAAAGAAGAAGGTTATGACTATTTCACTACAGTATTGAGTATCAGTCCTATGAAAAATGCTACTTGGATCAATGAAATTGGAGAAAAGCTGGAAGAAAAATATAAGATTCCTTTTTTACATGGAGATTTTAAGAAGAAAAATCGATATTTGCGTTCGATACAACTTTCCAAAGAGTATGGTATGTATCGTCAAGAATATTGTGGTTGCATTTTTTCAAAATTAGAGAGGGAAGAAAAGTTAAAGGAGAGAGAAAAAAATGGTTAA
- a CDS encoding AAA family ATPase, with amino-acid sequence MQIKKVVLNNYRSHSHIEVAFSKGINLILGKNGRGKTSILEAIGLALFHMTDRTGKTKGKTFMKYGEKESSIFIEFLGNDGREYSIFHHYFLKKPKVSILKDMQTEEEYRDNIEEKLEELCGVKAEYRDIYENVIVAKQNDFINIFKETPENRARVFNKIFNTEIYNKLFIDLKGFVEQYLKEKEMLEVEENTLRLTLENKEERMEMLQQTEEKWKLYALKKEARLEEKQKIAKKIEQYEFIKREFETIKSKFSFQEQKIRQNKKELQERLVLAKKAKKARFLLEEHQESYQLYMELDKKIQEKKQEKNFLQKRREENQKLEEENRKLELLIKNNQTEEEVLQERMTEQQVLLLDLETRIEEDQKQQKELQTSLARLQSFWKEIEISLEKQKKWEQENFNLQQKQSLQEKNHKQKTEELLKLNIVEIQSFLQEIQEDKAEIQGKKERIAVYQQNIEDYQFAMHTLGQKICPFLKETCENMKGHEVDSYFQGEIQKTKKLMETLQHEIKALEEKLKKEFVYRKEEASYQLLQKEVQELEKDILQTEILWKEILLERERQQYSFQTLLSQHNFASLEELQEKLRNLEDALLLLKIEEKEEEWKSLQKKQEILQERVEKLQKDRMSSLERQKQNILNIQEDLEEIWLEFLKEMESLETKMLSLQTSYRIYLENRKIADNLEEEKGKIRVLLLERDNLRISQREVNEKYRLLEKDLEQREQENWKDKLMEVERELLAVNETLGELGEKLKNDKQVLEKIVLQEEKIAGLSKKRNKIERKYKKAESLRKNIKEMGTQVSKNMLHYISEGASINFHKITGRSERIYWSNEEKDKYQVYLLGENRKIEYQLLSGGEQVSVAIAIRGTMAQYFSNSKFMILDEPTNNLDIEKRKLLAEYIGEILNHLEQSIIVTHDDSFREMAEKIIEL; translated from the coding sequence ATGCAGATTAAAAAAGTAGTGCTAAACAATTATCGTTCTCATTCTCATATTGAAGTTGCTTTTTCTAAGGGTATCAATTTAATTTTAGGAAAAAATGGAAGAGGAAAAACTTCTATTTTGGAAGCCATAGGTCTTGCTTTGTTTCATATGACCGATAGAACTGGAAAAACAAAGGGAAAAACTTTTATGAAATATGGGGAAAAAGAATCTAGTATTTTCATAGAGTTTTTGGGAAATGATGGAAGGGAATATTCAATTTTTCACCATTATTTTTTGAAAAAACCGAAAGTAAGTATTTTAAAAGATATGCAAACAGAAGAAGAATATCGCGATAATATCGAAGAAAAACTCGAAGAACTATGTGGAGTGAAAGCGGAGTATAGAGATATTTATGAAAATGTCATTGTGGCAAAGCAGAATGATTTTATCAATATTTTTAAGGAGACTCCTGAAAATAGAGCTAGAGTTTTTAATAAAATTTTTAATACAGAAATCTATAACAAGTTGTTTATAGATTTAAAAGGCTTTGTGGAACAATATCTCAAGGAAAAAGAGATGTTAGAAGTAGAAGAAAATACCTTGAGGCTTACTCTTGAAAATAAAGAGGAACGAATGGAGATGCTCCAACAAACCGAAGAAAAATGGAAACTTTATGCCTTGAAAAAGGAAGCTAGATTAGAAGAAAAACAAAAGATAGCAAAAAAAATAGAGCAATATGAATTTATAAAAAGAGAATTCGAAACAATAAAATCAAAATTTTCTTTTCAGGAGCAAAAAATCAGGCAGAATAAAAAGGAATTACAAGAAAGACTTGTTCTAGCTAAAAAAGCAAAAAAGGCACGTTTTTTATTAGAGGAACATCAGGAGTCTTATCAATTGTATATGGAATTGGATAAAAAGATACAGGAGAAAAAACAAGAAAAGAATTTCTTGCAAAAGAGAAGAGAAGAAAATCAAAAATTAGAAGAAGAAAATAGAAAACTTGAATTGTTAATAAAGAATAATCAAACAGAAGAAGAAGTGTTACAAGAAAGAATGACAGAACAACAAGTACTTCTTCTAGATTTAGAAACGAGAATAGAAGAAGATCAAAAGCAACAAAAAGAATTACAGACTTCTCTTGCAAGATTGCAAAGCTTTTGGAAAGAAATTGAGATATCTTTGGAAAAACAAAAAAAATGGGAACAAGAAAATTTTAATTTACAACAAAAGCAATCTCTTCAAGAAAAAAATCATAAGCAAAAAACAGAAGAGTTATTAAAATTGAATATTGTTGAGATTCAGTCTTTTTTACAAGAAATTCAAGAAGATAAGGCAGAAATACAGGGGAAAAAAGAAAGAATTGCAGTATATCAGCAAAATATAGAAGATTATCAATTCGCTATGCATACTTTAGGTCAAAAGATATGTCCTTTTTTAAAGGAGACCTGTGAAAATATGAAAGGTCATGAGGTTGATAGCTATTTTCAAGGAGAAATTCAAAAAACGAAAAAACTTATGGAGACTCTTCAGCATGAAATAAAGGCATTGGAAGAAAAATTAAAAAAAGAGTTCGTCTATCGAAAAGAAGAAGCTTCTTATCAATTATTACAAAAAGAAGTACAAGAATTAGAGAAAGATATCTTACAGACAGAGATTCTATGGAAAGAGATACTCTTAGAAAGAGAGAGGCAACAATATTCTTTTCAAACATTGTTATCTCAGCATAATTTTGCTAGTTTGGAAGAGCTACAAGAAAAATTAAGAAATTTGGAAGATGCTCTTTTATTGTTAAAGATAGAGGAAAAAGAAGAAGAATGGAAATCTTTACAAAAGAAACAAGAAATTTTGCAAGAAAGAGTTGAAAAGTTACAGAAAGATAGAATGAGTTCTCTTGAAAGACAAAAGCAAAATATTTTGAATATTCAAGAAGATTTAGAAGAAATTTGGTTGGAGTTTTTAAAAGAAATGGAAAGCCTAGAAACAAAGATGCTTTCTTTGCAAACTTCTTATCGAATTTATCTAGAAAATAGAAAAATAGCAGATAACTTAGAAGAGGAAAAAGGCAAAATAAGAGTTCTTCTGTTAGAAAGGGATAATTTAAGAATTTCTCAAAGGGAAGTTAATGAAAAGTATAGACTCCTAGAAAAAGATTTAGAGCAAAGAGAACAAGAAAATTGGAAAGATAAGCTTATGGAAGTAGAGAGGGAGCTGTTAGCAGTAAATGAAACTTTGGGAGAGTTAGGAGAAAAACTAAAAAATGATAAGCAGGTGCTTGAAAAAATAGTTTTACAAGAAGAGAAAATAGCGGGACTTTCTAAAAAGAGGAATAAAATAGAAAGAAAATACAAGAAAGCAGAAAGTCTTAGAAAAAATATTAAAGAAATGGGAACGCAAGTTTCTAAAAATATGTTACACTATATTAGCGAAGGGGCCAGTATTAATTTTCATAAAATCACGGGAAGAAGTGAAAGAATTTATTGGAGCAATGAAGAAAAGGATAAGTATCAAGTCTATTTGCTGGGAGAAAATAGAAAGATAGAATATCAGTTACTGTCCGGAGGAGAACAGGTTTCTGTGGCAATTGCTATTCGTGGGACTATGGCTCAATATTTTAGCAATTCTAAATTTATGATTTTAGATGAGCCAACTAATAATTTAGATATAGAGAAAAGAAAATTATTGGCTGAATATATTGGAGAGATTTTAAATCATTTAGAGCAAAGTATTATTGTAACCCATGATGACAGTTTTCGAGAGATGGCAGAAAAAATCATTGAATTGTAG